The sequence GGGCCAGTATCTCGCCCGGCGATGTACACCTCAAGCAAGCCTATCTCAATTTCAAGCTGCAACCCCTGTTAGGCTTGCCCAATACCTATTTCAAAGCCGGCCGCTTCGAGATCCTGGACGGCCTCGAATACCGCAGCGGCGACACCAAGTTCGACGGGTTGAAGCTGGCCCGGGTCTCGCAACGGCTGGTCGGCCCCTTCGACTTCACCCATGCCACCCGCAACTTCGACGGCTTCCAGCTCTCCTATGACGCCCCCGCCCTCAACCTGACCCTCGCCGCCGCCCATCCGACCCAGGGCGGTTTCAACATCCATGCCCAGGACGAAATCAGCCACATCGGCCTGGCCTACGGCGCCCTGACCGGCAAGAAAGGGGCATTCCTCCCCGATACCGAGGGCCGCCTGTTCTACCTGTATTACACCGACGACCGGGGCGTTCAGCCGGTCGACAACCGGCCGGTTGCGCTCCGTCCGCCCCTGAGCCGCGACCCCCTCGCCCTCCATACCCTCGGCAGCCATTGGCTCACGGTCCGGAAGCTGGGCCCGGGCGCCCTGGATGGCCTGATTTGGGGCGCCTATCAGTTCGGCGACTGGGGCAATCTGCGCCAGCACGCCTGGGCCGCCACCCTGGAGCTGGGCTACCAATTGCCCGATACCCCCCTAAAGCCCTGGCTGCGGGCCGGCTACTTCCGCAGTTCCGGCGATACCGACCCCGGCGACCGCAGCCACGGCACCTTCTTCCAGGTGATGCCCACCGCCCGCCTGTACGCCAAGTTTCCGTTCTTCAATCTGATGAATCTCGAGGATGCCTTCGTGCAGTTCTCCGTGACACCCACCTCGGCGACCAATCTGGGCGTCGAGTTTCACCAGCTAGCCCTAGGCAATCGCCACGACCTGTTCTACGGCGGTTCCGGCGCCACCTCGCGGACCGGCAGCTTCGGCTACTACGGCCGCGCGGGCGGCGGCCGGGGGGAGATCGGGCAGATGCTGGACGTGAGCTTCAGCCAAACCCTGGGCAAACAGTTTTCCTGGAGCTTCTATTACGCCCACGTGTTCGGCGGCGAGGTGATTCGCAACGTGTACCCAGCGAAGACCACCGCCGACTATGCCTTCGTCGAGTTCATCGCCCTGTTCTAAGCCGGCGCAGCGCTCCGGTTGCCGGGAGGCCGGCGACCGTTAAGGTTCGATTCAGGCTCCCCGTGTCAATCTTTGCCTTCAGATTGAGCGAAGTCTTGACGGATTTGGGCGGTGAAATCGATCCTTCTGGCCCCGGGGGGCTCCCGCACGGCGAACCACTCGGCACCCAGGCTGGGATGCAGGTTCCAGTCGGAAAACTCAGCCAGCAGGCGCGGCGAATGGGCAACCCCATGGTAGGTGACCGCCAACCGGCGCGGCAGGGGGTGGGGACCGGTGTCGATCCACAGCTCCCAGTCCACGCCCGGTTTCATGAATGCCAGATGCTGGCAGCGAAGGCCGTCGATCCGGCTGGTGCCGACCACGAAGGCGCTGTGCAAACCTTCGGTCATCGCCGCGTACGGGTTGCCGAACACGACGTTGGCGGCGGGAAAAGCGCCCTTGCTGGTCTCCAGCAGCAGCCGAATCGCACCGTCGATGGAAGGCGGTGCCTCGGACACGGCGTACAGGTTCTTCACCGGATCGTACACCGACAGCTGGGTACCGTCGTACACGACCTGGAAATTGGGCACATCGCCTGTGATGTCGACCCGCAGCTTGTTGGGCCGCTCCACCGCCACCTCGGCCCGGGAGAAGAAGGTCAAAAGACGCCCCTTCCGGCCCGGCACCTCGACCGCGCTGTGGGAACTGTAGGTGAAGGAACCTGCCGCCGCCAGGGTGTCGCTCATCCGGCGCAGCAAGTGCAAAGCCTGCTCTTGGATCTCGGGGCCGGCGTCGCGCTGGGAAGCCGGCGCAGGGGTGGTGAGCCGCTCCTTTTGGGCGCAACCCGGCAGTGCCAGAAGACTCCAAGCCATAAAGGCGAGGGGCAGGGTTCTAGCCATGCGATATCCGATCGACTGTACTTCCATGGTCCTTTCTCCCAGTGATTTACCCAAGCTCCCTGTAGGGCAGTTCGCGGCCCTCAGCCTGGAACGGGCCAGAGACGACACTTTCTTGGACGGCACCGCCTCCGGAAAATGCCCTGTTTCCCGCTCCGGCGGCGCCAGCTACCGCCGACCTCGGGGGCGCGGGGCCGCAGTGGCAACGTCGGCCTCCCGTGCCGCAGTAGGCAAGTACGTTTCCTTGCGTATATCCGCCAAGGCACCTTTCTCGTCTACTTGACCGCCCCCGATGTCACAGTATTTCCGGACGAATCGTCAGGGTTGGCAAATTTGTGGTTCGTGCAGCCTGCACCCTCGGGCCCTGGCCGACGCACGCTTGGTCGCCTTGCCTCGCCAGCGTCGGCGGTATGTTCCAGTTCCTCTGATTCGCCGCGTCCCCAGTCTCGGCTGAAGGGCACCGGACCCGCGCCGGCCGCCGGGTTCATCCCAACACAGGTTTCGACGCGTTGCCAGCCACCTCCATCACCCTCGATCGAAGCAGCGTCACCGGCTTGAGGATTCTCCGCCCCAGCCAAGGACCTAGTCCATGTACCGTTCCCATTGAGACCAGGAGGCTCCATGCAACAGGTTTGGAAAAGCTTCGTGAACAACGGCGCTTGGCGCCTGCTCAGGACCCGTGATCTCGGCCTTTTGTGGCTGGGGGAGCTGATTTCGCAAATCGGCGACAGCCTGAACCGCGTGGCCCTGCTGTGGCTGGTCTACGAAATGAGCGGCTCGGCCCTGAAGATGTCCCTGGTGGGCATTCTCCAGACCCTCCCTCCCCTGCTGCTGAGCCCGCTCCTGGGCGTGTACCTGGACCGCCTGCGCAAGAAGCCCACCATGTTGATCGTGAACGCCCTGCACGGGCTCTTGGTGGCCAGCCTGCCGCTCCTGTACGGATTCAAGCTCCTGAATCTGGAGCTGCTCTATGTCCTGGTGCTGGTGATCTCAGTGGTCGCGACCATGTTCGGCCCCGCGTTGCTCACCTCGATTCCCCTCATCGTGCGGAATTCCGAGCTAGTCGCCGCCAATGCCCTGATCCAGAGCACTGCCTTCCTCGGGGTGTTGATCGGTCCGGTAGTGGCCGGCCTCGGCGTGTCTTGGTTCGGCATCGCCAACCTGTTGTACATCGATGCGGCCTCATTCCTGGTGGCTATGCTCTGCACGGCGTTTGTGCGTATCCCCGAGGACAAGCCGGAACGGCTCCCGCTCCGCCCGTACGAGATCATGGGTGACCTGCGCGAAGGGCTGGTCTACCTGTTCCGGGAACAGGTGGGCCTTTTGTTCTTCACCCTGGTCGCCGGCTTCCAGAACATCGGAGCGAGCGCCTTCGTGTTCATTCTCCCCGCCTTCGTCGAGGAGGAATTCGCCCGTGGGGTGGCCTGGCTGGGGGTGTTTTGGTCCGCCCTGGGTGCGGGAATGCTGCTGGGCTCGGTGTCGATCGCCCTGATCGGGCCGAGCCAGGGACGCCGCATGGTGCGCCTAGCGCAGCTCGCCCTGGCCCTGGGCGGGGTGGCGGTCGGTGCGTTGGCGTTCATTCGGCTACCCCTGGCGGCGGCGGCCCTGATGGTGGTGGTGGGCTGGGGGGCGGCGGCCTTCAACCCGGTGGTCATCGCGCTGATTCAGAAAGGCACCCCGGAAAATCTCCAGGCCCGGGTGCTGTCCGCCTTCAATACCACCACTATGGCCGCCGCCATGGGCGGCATGGCCGGCTTTGGTTGGGTGGCGGACCACGTAGGGCGCGACGCCAGCATGGTGGGCATCGGCGGCGTGCTGTTGGCCACCGCGTTGTCCCTAGCGGTGGTGGCGCGCTTGCGGCCGGCCCGGCGGGTGCTCAAGCTGGCCACCTCCGACCGCTATCCCCAGCCTTAAGGAGAGACGCCCCCGGTCTGGCGTCCAACGCCGGGCCGCGGGGAACGGGGCCCTTTTAAGCCCCCGGAACACACACCTTGCCCCGCAGACGGCTGATATGGATCGATGGCGGGGGTAATTGGGACCCCGCGGTGATGACCGTGAAACGCGCGCTGCTCGGCACGGTGAACTGCCACTCGGCCCAGCCGCCCGTATTGTGGAACGCGTCGGCCCCACCGATGAACATCTCGTTCTCATAGCCCTCTTGGGGGTGGATGATGTCGATGGCATAAAGCTCGCCCCGGGGAGCACCGGAGCGGCGATCGCTGACGCTGTACACGGTCGCCACCGCCTGCGCCTGGGCACTGGCCACCACCGGCTGCAAGAACACGGAGAGGCTGCGGATCTGCACGGGCTCGCCGTTCACGATGCCGTCAATCCCATCATCGGAAAGGTAACAGACCGGGAAGGTCGAAAACGGAATGGCGTTGGAAAAGAACGATTGAAACTCGGAAATCCCACTGACCTTCTGGATGCAGGCGGCGGGATCGGGGGCCAGGTTGATCGTCGCATCCCGCGCCCCGAAGGGCCTGCAGCCCTGGTCGGCGACGCTAGGACCGGTGGACGAAAGGAACAAGGACGCTGCCAAAGCCGTTGTCAAACGCATTTTCCATTGCCTCTTAGGAAGATCGATGGGGTAAAGCGCTCCTGCGGAACCACACCGCAAAAACGCGCCGCGATTAAACTGCAGCTGTTCCAGAGTCGCAAGGCGTGACGATACGGGTTTTTTATCCTCCTTTCGGCGTATCTCACGCCTAAGACAGCCGCATTTGGGTGCCCGTCCTCCCCCTCTGGGGCCTTAAGGCGCCTCCACCGCAAGGCAGTGCGCCCCAGGGCGGCGCCCATCCAACCCGCGGGGTTGGGATTCGCCCTTGGGAAGCAATGTATCAATGCCTCGGCATTCGAACTTTTCGGAAAATGCCGGCTCCGAATCGAAGGGCCGGGC is a genomic window of Candidatus Methylocalor cossyra containing:
- a CDS encoding MFS transporter → MQQVWKSFVNNGAWRLLRTRDLGLLWLGELISQIGDSLNRVALLWLVYEMSGSALKMSLVGILQTLPPLLLSPLLGVYLDRLRKKPTMLIVNALHGLLVASLPLLYGFKLLNLELLYVLVLVISVVATMFGPALLTSIPLIVRNSELVAANALIQSTAFLGVLIGPVVAGLGVSWFGIANLLYIDAASFLVAMLCTAFVRIPEDKPERLPLRPYEIMGDLREGLVYLFREQVGLLFFTLVAGFQNIGASAFVFILPAFVEEEFARGVAWLGVFWSALGAGMLLGSVSIALIGPSQGRRMVRLAQLALALGGVAVGALAFIRLPLAAAALMVVVGWGAAAFNPVVIALIQKGTPENLQARVLSAFNTTTMAAAMGGMAGFGWVADHVGRDASMVGIGGVLLATALSLAVVARLRPARRVLKLATSDRYPQP
- a CDS encoding alginate export family protein, giving the protein MRIRREADRKPRPIRRWGTPPRLACLWLLVLAGSAEAEPDTPLGQITPHLRLLGELRGRSESYDFFKPTLNPGKGIVGDQNAYTFGALRARLGLLLTTSRVDGLVQAEYTGLYGLPAHASGGIPVGPLGLGGVYYQDSGASISPGDVHLKQAYLNFKLQPLLGLPNTYFKAGRFEILDGLEYRSGDTKFDGLKLARVSQRLVGPFDFTHATRNFDGFQLSYDAPALNLTLAAAHPTQGGFNIHAQDEISHIGLAYGALTGKKGAFLPDTEGRLFYLYYTDDRGVQPVDNRPVALRPPLSRDPLALHTLGSHWLTVRKLGPGALDGLIWGAYQFGDWGNLRQHAWAATLELGYQLPDTPLKPWLRAGYFRSSGDTDPGDRSHGTFFQVMPTARLYAKFPFFNLMNLEDAFVQFSVTPTSATNLGVEFHQLALGNRHDLFYGGSGATSRTGSFGYYGRAGGGRGEIGQMLDVSFSQTLGKQFSWSFYYAHVFGGEVIRNVYPAKTTADYAFVEFIALF
- a CDS encoding DUF2092 domain-containing protein, translating into MARTLPLAFMAWSLLALPGCAQKERLTTPAPASQRDAGPEIQEQALHLLRRMSDTLAAAGSFTYSSHSAVEVPGRKGRLLTFFSRAEVAVERPNKLRVDITGDVPNFQVVYDGTQLSVYDPVKNLYAVSEAPPSIDGAIRLLLETSKGAFPAANVVFGNPYAAMTEGLHSAFVVGTSRIDGLRCQHLAFMKPGVDWELWIDTGPHPLPRRLAVTYHGVAHSPRLLAEFSDWNLHPSLGAEWFAVREPPGARRIDFTAQIRQDFAQSEGKD